Genomic segment of Coffea arabica cultivar ET-39 chromosome 1e, Coffea Arabica ET-39 HiFi, whole genome shotgun sequence:
GGCACCACTTGTTACCTTTTGAAAAGGATTCCTTCAAATAATTCTTTTCAATGGAATAGCTGAAAGGACAAAATACCCCTTCAtaatttcattttgcaccctttaattatactttattttttactttgatCCATGAACTTTAGTTTGAAACACGTTGCTCTTAAATTCTTAATCTCATCTCattttaatccaataaacaatggAACAGGCAAAAACTAATGGATCAGTTACTACTGTCAATTACCTTACGAATAAAATTAGAATATTTTGTTAATGAAGGGTGGCAACTATTTCGGCAGTTTTGTATATTTTGTTAACGATTGGACTAAATTAGGACAAGTTTAAAACTTTAGGGACCAAAATATACTAAACTTTAGTTCATGGATCAAAGTGAGaatttttgtatatttcaaGGGAATAAAGATGCAATCAGCCTTAAGTTTTCCTAACTAATATACCACTTTGACAACAAAATCTATTTCATTGTTTCTGTTGGAACCCATGGTTAGACTGGAAATGCTGCATCTGCGCCttgtgatttttgaaaagaaaaatcatacaGAAATTTAAAGGTTATAGTGTacgaaagtgaaaaaaaaattaatcctaaGCATATTTGTTTCATTTGAAATATAACTTGAATTTGCTTGTATATTTTAACCTATTACTAATTCCTTCAGTCCGTACTTGAAACTCAAACTTGAAGCTGATTCATTGCCATTTTTCTAGATGTCCATGTTGCAATTAATGCAACAAGGTTACATTAAATTAGTATGTGCAGTAAGATTCATTGCAGCTTTCCACAATTtagtatcttttttattttccactAGTATATGAACTTGTAGGACGTACCCTTAAATCAGATTGCctctttgtttaaaaaaaaaaaaaaaaggagagagagagataagaGATTGCCTCCGTCTCTGTGAAGTTGAAGACAAAGCCACAATCAGGGCTGTCAAAAATTTAATAACATGGCATATTCACATTGAAGATTTGCGGCTGAGGTGCCAAACTAAGCGTGGCATTTCACAAGGATTGTTGCCAGTTGAAATCATGACGTTAGTTCAAATCTTGACCTGTCAACTTTTTTACGTGTCTTCCTTTGCTAATAGAAAAAACTTAACAAGACGtagatgaattgaaatgaattcTATGATAGAGATGGTTCCCAAGCAGACAAGTAATTGATAATTTACTTGACCTGTCAACTTTTTTACGTGTCTTCCTTTGCTAATAGAAAAAACTTAACAAGACGtagatgaattgaaatgaattcTATGATAGAGATGGTTCCCAAACAGACAAGTAATTGATAATTTAAGCAATTACTATTCAGGTTCTTTTCATTGTTCCACTCACATTAATTCTCAAGATTCCACTCAATCAAATAGGCACATACTCGCAGGTTATCCTAATCATATTGATTAGGATTATACATTATGTCCTGTTATTAGTTGTGTCAAATTCGAGATAATAGATATTTTAtctaagacaaaaaaaaaaagaagaaagtgatGCTTTATGAACTTTCTAATTGCATTGTTCTTTTTATTCCAAGGCATGCAAGCAACTCCAACCATAGAGCTTAGataattcaaaacaaaaatgactaatataatccatttttcttttaagccACAGGAGAAACATTTTGTGCGGCGCATCCGTTGTAATGAAGAGCCTCAATGATAAACTTGTCAAAGTTAATGTAAGATGACCCCCCAACTTCAGTAGCTTCCTCAGCTTTCTTCTTCCATTCTTTAGCCTTAAACCTCATTTCCCCCCCTTCCTCTCCTATAATCATTTTGCGTACAAGTTCTGCAACTTCGTTCCGCTTCACATCATGATTTATTTCCATCCCAATTCCCCATTTCTTGCAAGAGTAATGACAGTTAGTCTGCTGATCGGCGAAGAAAGGCCAGCAGATGAGAGGCACACCAGCAGAAATACTTTCTAATGTAGAATTCCATCCACAGTGAGTCAAAAATGCACCAACAGCTGGATGCTCCAACACTTTGTCCTGTGCACACCAGCTCGTTAACAACCCTCTGTCCTGAATCTCTTCCAGGAAATCTTCAGGCAACATTGCTGATTCTCCTCCCTGAACGACATCAGGCCGAACAATCCACAAAAACTGTTGCTGGCTATTTGCAAGTCCCCAAGCAAATTCTTTGAAGTGATGGTCAGTCATGGTTGTTATACTTCCATAATTAACATAAAAAACTGAGTTTGGTGCTCTTTGATCTAGCCACTCGAAAACTTTCGAGTCAGGCTTCCATAAACTTGAATTCAGGGAATTGACTTGGCTTTCGGTAACAATGTGCCTGGCTAATATATGTAGAGGGCCTATTGTGTAAATATTTGGGAAATCAAACTTGGAAATGACTGCTTCTAAAGCTTCCCTTTCAAGTTCATCGAAGGTATTGAAGATTATCGCTGGAGCTTTTAGACAACTCTGTGCCGCCTCTCCAAGGAAATCAAACATAATATCGTTGGGATCAGTTGTTCTGAAAAAGCTTGGAAGGTCCCTGAATTTTATGTTGCTCATGCCACAAATCCAATCAACTGGCTTATCAAGAGTACCATCTGTGAGGTAATCGTCATCTggacaaagagaaaaaaagggtcTTTCAAGTTCGATGAATAATTATATCAAGACTAACAAGGAAGGAACTTCATAATTTGGACATGTGAAtccaatttttaatttttttttaagtttcaaTAACTACTAATAGAGTAATAACAGAAATAACAGTTATATCAGAAAAAAGATTGTAATCGTTTCTTACATATATAcctacatacatacatatactaCTCCATTAGTAGCCATTGGAACTGAAGAAAAAAATAGTGTTATATAACTTTATAAAGGATACATAGCTAGGAAGCCATTTAGAAGGTAAGACAGGAAGTGGAATAGAATATTCTCATTACATATTTGAAGCCAATAAATGGGTATAAAACCAATCGCTTCGGGGTGAACACTCGGTCTGGACGGCCAAAACGTCGGAAATGGTCCAGCAATAACGTGGGAAGTGGTCCAGATACATGTCGATTTCATATTTTAAGCAGGTATGCATGTTTCATCATTCTCATGATCAAGAAATTACAAGCTATAAACGAGATGATTAAAAAACAGGTTTAATCATACCAATTAAGTTGAGATTGAACGTTAAAGACAATAACAATACAGTCCAGAGACAACAGAACAAACAAAGAAGAAGTTTATAGTATGTACTTTTGAATGGAAAAATTCCTCTCCTGATAAGCTCTCTATAGTGCAAGTATCCAATGAAAGAACAAGCAGAAGCCGTCCAAAATTGAACTTCAGGGATGCCCAAATCTTCAGCAGCTTTGATAGCGAAGCTCATGATACCATCAGAAATGACGCAGCTAACAGGAGGCACTTCAGAAGACGAGTTCAGCTTAATCAACAGCTCCTTAAAAGGAACCAAACAATTTTTTCTGACAGAATCACAGAGCTGAGGCACCTCTTGAGTGGCATCTTTATCTGACGGTGGCATCCCATCAGGGATAGTCTCAAACCTGAAATCATCGAACCCTTTAACTGACTCTGGCCCTTTCGATCGGATCAAACGTTTGTGGTTAAATTCAGTGTTGAGCAAGGTTATATGGAACCCTTTTGCATGCAAAAGCTTAGCAAGTCTCATCAATGGGGTAACATGGCCTTGagctggaaatggaagcaagaccGCATGAGGTTTTTCTGTGGTTCTTGTGGTTTCCAGAGAAACCATTTTCTATGCAAACGAAAGTTGAAGGCGAAGTATTATGCATAAGTCCCTAATTGGTGGTGCCATTTATGGGATTTGGGGCAGAAATTGATTCGGACCATACACAAAGGTCTACACAAGTCATACACTATACTACAAAATATAGTACCAAACATATGTTTCATGGGTCACACACGTCCAATGCCAATCAAAGTGAAAATGTATAGGAATCTTTCATTTTGTAACTGCAAgcattttttatattatttattaatgATGAAATGCAATGCAATTTGTCCATTTATTAGAGAAGTGTAATTTTGGTATCAATAAGACTGAAAACAAGTCTCAACGAGTTGGATAGAGGTATGTTCAggattgatttgaaaattaaaagggATGTTTGAACTTAGTTTGTgtttgataattttttgaaagaaattgaTCGAGTTTGGTTTGAAAATTCAGACATATGTTCATGAAAAACTTGACTTGTCAAAATATCGAGTTCAATTACATACCATCAAAGTTTGCTTGActtgaaatttcattttgtatTATATGGAGATTTTCACCCGAATTTGTTGCCTTTTTCCCCGTTAAATTTTGCTCTCTGATATTCAAGAAATCTATTACGATGAATTAGGGATGCAATTAAAGTCAATTATGCCTATCCAAGAAAACTATTACAATGAATTATGGAGGTAATCAAAATCAATTATACCTATTCAAGAGACGAGCATTATATGCTTGCTATTTTATAAGATAAGCAATAtacgaaaaggaaagaagtggAGTTAAGAAGGAAAACTTTAGATGTATATTTATGAAATTTACTTGCCTTATATATTTCTAAACATATCGAGCTAGACAACGTGAAAATCGTGATTGTTCATATTTTCGAGATTGGAATTATGTTCAAATTTGGATTAAAACCTAAACAAACAAACTTGAACGGGTTTGGTTCGACCGAGTTCAAATCAAGTACCAAACTATTTAGTTCAATTTACGGCCCTAAACATCACACAGACTAATCTCATTTTCTGCTTACACCactaaaatttattttgttattatttataaaaaaaatttgttcttcttttttggATTTAATTCACTATAACTCAAGGGAATGTTTTTCACTATAACTCAAGGGAATGATTGTTTGTGATGACTATTGtctaatttttatgttttatatgTAATTTACATTTAACTTTTATGGAATTCATTAAATTCTAATTCAACACTACTGATTGGTTGGATTTCGTTTAAAGCCCGCAGATTTAAATTCTAATTCTCTTGTACAGCTTTCCCCAATCAGTTATCCCTTTTTCTTCCCTCTATAGCTTGGAAACAATCATTTAGCTTTTCTTTTCCAGTACAATGTTTTCAATTATTTCGGCTTCAAGTTTGTCCAGATTGTGATAAAGTAGACATTCATGGTCCCACTCATCAGTACACAACTTTAAGATATTTTCATCAGTATACTGTATACCAACTTGCTCACAAGCTGAGCACATTCTAAATTTGTTTCTGGAAGATGAATTCGTAGGCCAAATTCTTCAGATCCATCTCAAATCCAAAAATTCAATTTGTTTCTGTTGTTTTGGGCTGAATAGAGAATATATGCAAGTAGGGACAAAATTTTAGCATAGAAATACAAATAAGTTAATCGATCTGAGAGATCGATCTATATGTAGTAGAAAATTTTTTGGACATGATGGCTTCTGCCGCTGGTGCTGGTTCTTCAAGCTTGGATCACCTTTGATTCTGCACTGAGAGCCATAAAGTATCCCTCGGAGATCCTATCAAAACTCAGAGATGATTGGAGATTTTTGGGAAGAATTTGGGAATCCACTCATAAGGGGAGTGGTCATGCTACTACAGATGCTACTACAGATGAAGAGAAGAATATGGCTGATAGGTTgcgattttatcatttattttattattaatttcttcTATTACCTGACCCAATCTGGATTAATTATTAAATTCTattcacttttagtattttgcatcTATTTCAGGAAGTAGAACGAAAATGTGATAACAAGTGCCGATTTAACAAAAAGGGAGCCCAAATCATAGAACCTATCCCAGGGGCATTGTTGGCAATGAAAAAACTTGGGCCCATTTCGATAATTGCTGAGGAAGAAAGCTCGGGCTGGAGTTCTTTTACATAAGAGCCGCCGCATAAGAGAATAGGTATTAGATTAGGTTTTTAGATAGGAAATAAAGTAGAAACAGGGAGGACTATTCTAGGAATTGCTTTTGGTTGACTTTTCTTTCGTTGGCTTTTGCTTAGCTTTAACTCTCGTATGTCATTTATGCACAATTGAATGGTTCCCTGTAGCTTTAACTCACGTTGGCTTTTCGTCCTTTGTGGTTGTCGCAAGATGGCCGCAGCTTTTGCGTCAATTTTGTATGGGTTTTTCTCATCAACAATGAGCTAAATCTCTTTATCTAATCAAGGGATAACGGATACTTTgattcgcctaaaaattgtgagatcgatttaattttatctttttcttttatttattggtatttacaTATTTCCTGATTGCAATGCTTatggttgtttaattaattgattgtcttggatccggataattagttaatttaataATATATTGTCAATTGAggtgttaaatccgtaattgtttaattacctcaaaatagtgacaactggcatgattagatttgtgtcaggggaatacgcgagctaatctaaaataaccctggtagtgcgttatttggttagaatagggttcctctaatacgtaagacaattgggaaattaaatcttacgggcgtacctaagattatttctcaattagagcagtgattaacgggtgtaccttaatcaccgacacagtaaggaggggattgactgtcatcgcttgtttgacaattataacctatttattagtaaataattggaattggctttgcatcgatgatcaggtgaaccattgctgaagttatttcttagctagatccttaattatcacccatttgattttagtaatttgttatttaatcttTAGTAGCTTCTTAGATTTtagttgaatttctttgattgtcaccttctgcacaaaaacacccccttgtcactgtgaatttggaaAGGAACAAGTattcccaatccctgtggattcgatcctgcttaccactatctacagaaatttactttagttgagcagatttttattattgcacaggtttcgaCACCCTGTCAATGGCCTTCTACCTCAAAGATTGAAGCTACGGCTGAGGAGATTGCCCAGGAACTTATTCGTTTCCGTGAAGAAATGATGGTGACTGATGACCAGGTAAAAGATGAAGAATTACTCAACTGGCCCTTGATTGTGCAACAAAAACCAAGCTCATTCCGATTCCAACTCCCCAATCCCTTAGACTATGGGTTTCCATCTCAACTTGCTGATGGCTCTCTGCTGTGCTGAGGTGGTTGCGATTAAGGATTTGGTGGGGAGCTTTTGCTGCCGTGCCTTCTCTGGTAAAGATGGACATTTTCGAGATGAGGTGTTTtcctattaaaattttttttttctacaccACTTCTGTACTAGATGTTGAGGATTGAGGGCACAGCACCGAGCTTCATTCCAGAAACTCgtgctccgtttggattagtattttttaagatttttttaaaaaattttattatagaaatatatataaaaaaattttattacaaaaagtttttaaaattaataatttaatatattatataaatgagattttttttaaaattattataatcCAAATAGACCCCGCTGCTTGTTTCACAGCTTATGCCTTCCCCGTGTAGTCACCCACTCCTTTAGAAATGTCCACGTCCATTAGAAACGTCAAACACGCGTAGAAAAGTGCCACGTTTTCATCCATTATTGACGTACACGGTACGCGGTATACCGCCTTGGACAAGGGATTTGTGTCGATTTGTGCATTTTCCAACAGCAACAGCGTGTAACATTTTTTGCATATCGCGTAACTTTTTTTTATACATGGTGTAATTTTAGAACAATTTTTGATGAGTTTCATACATgacgtgaaaatcgagttacatgcTGTAATTTGAGCCGCACAAATTTTTAAGGTCATATCGCGACCGTGAACCTTCAGAAACGGTTGTCATCCATTATTGACATACACGGTACACGGTATACCGCCTTTGCTTCGATGGATTATATTTCAGGCTCGACTATTTTCACCGTACTTGTGCCCCGTCTCCAAGAGACATAAGACGATAACAGGATTAGAATCGCGACCACACAATATCAGGATCTAAGGCCCGGCCAAACCCGGGGGCTTATACCGCCTTTGGTTTGCGTCCTTTATTTATTTGTCAAAGCCCTCACACCTTTTCCCACTTCATCATCTTCTCCacagaaaatagaaaaaatttttcCTTCCCGTTTGCTCTTCCCCCCTCCTCTTGGCCGGCCGCCTATCTTGTTTCAGAAGAGGCCAGACTATTTCTTCATACAGTCTTCCTTCATACTTTCGTGTAAATAACAGTGCTGGTAGAAAGGGGCAAAACTAGACAACTCACCTCGGTGTTCTGAGTTACTTACGAAGATTTGTCTTCTCGAGGCAGGAGCAAATCCTTTCCTTCAGTATGCCTCCTGATTTTGAAGATGTCATGGACAAATGTAGACAAATCCCCAGAAGACTGTGCAGATATCCCCAAAAGTTGTTGGCACGGATTGAATCAACATTCAAGGATCATGAGTCATCTGTGGTGAAATACTCACTTCCGCTGCTTCGTTTTCAGATTGAGATGTACAAGGGAGAGTTCTTTCTGAAGAGGCTATTACGTCTGAAGAGCAGGAATGATGAAAGGCTTATGGCTCATCAGAAAGATCAAATTAAACTTTTCGTTCAGAAGTTCGAGTGTATCGCACTAATTCTCTCAGATGAAAGAATTAAGGACAGAGAGGACGTATTAGGAGCAATTGGAGAATTTTTTCACAGGCTGCCATATTTGCCTTTCTTCCTCAACGAACAAGATGAAATGACCAACCCTTCATTTCCTGAGCTGTTAGATAAGGAGACACATTTGATCAAGGCAAAGCTCATGGATCTTATTcctaaatttccaaagtttaatTTCCCAAAAACTTCCAGACTGAAGTCTCTTGATTTTCTTGGGAGGAAGCTCAGGGAGCTGCTGAAATATAATTCTGCATCAACTGCATTGGCGAAGCTCCACACGGAAGAGATACAAATACACCTCCAGAATGTTTCACAGTTGGACATTGAGGAGCATCCAAAGATAGAAGATCTCGTTGACCGATTCACTGAGTTGGCATATGAGGCGGAGTACATAATTGATTCAATAGAGGATGATGCTCAATGGCAGCATTTCGTCTGGTTGGACAATGTGCTGGATGAGTTAAGACTTCTTAGCGAGAAGGCCGGAGGAATTCATTTGACAACCCCTGATATGGAAGTCCAAGATTCCAAGAGTGTCACCCAGGTTTCAGTTGACAAGTTATCAACAAAAAATACATCAGCAATTGACGAAATTGTGGTGGATCTCAGTAACAGAGAAGATGAAATCCTCAACCAGCTGACTAGAGGACCCTCAAAGCTGgatattgtttttgttgctgGAATGCCTGGTTTAGGCAAGACAACGTTGGCGAGGAAGGTGTACAGCAGTCGTAAAGTCATGCGTCACTTTCATCTTCGTGCATGGTGCTCTGTTTCCCAAGAATATGAGAAAAGGAGATTGTTGCTCGAAATTCTAACAGGGATTCATGGGCTTACAGAAGAGATTCGCCAAATGAGGGATGAAGATCTCCAAGATAAATTGCGTAAGTTGTTACTGAGAAACAAGTATCTCGTAGTTATGGATGACGTTTGGGGTATTGGAGCTTGGAATGACTTGAAAAACTCATTCCCAGATAATGCAAATGGAAGTAGAATTCTGTTCACCAGTCGCCTCCACAAAGTGGCCTCGGAAATTAAACCAGACAGTCCTCCTCTTTCTCTTAGCCTTTTTTCTCAGGAGGAAAGTTGGCAGTTGTTAGAAAAGAAGGTATTCAAGGAAGAATGTTGCCCCAATGAGCTGGTGGGAGTCGGAAAGGACATTGCTTACCACTGTCAAGGATTGCCTCTTGCTGTTGTTGCGGCTGCTGGTATACTGAAAACGACAGAAAAAAGCCAAAATTCGTGGAAAACAATCGCAGATAACTTGAGCTCACAAATAATTGATAATCCCGAAGCTCGGTGCAAAGAAGTCTTAAATCTCAGCTACAAACATTTGCCGGAGTATCTTAAATCATGCTTTCTATATTTGGGAGTTCTTAATGAAGATAGAGATGTTCTTGTCAGCAAGCTGATACGGTTTTGGATCGCAGAAGGTTTCATACCAGAAACTAATAAGGGCTCTGAAGAAGTGGCCGAGGCTTTCTTGATGGATCTAATTGACAGAAGCTTGGTgataatctccaaaagaagaTCCAACGGCAAAGTTAGAGCATGTCGCCTCCACGATCTTGTCCTTGATTTCTGTAAGTCTCAAACCGAGGATGAGAACTTCTTTCAGCTGATAACCAGGTCTGATAATCCATATGCTTCTTTTCCTAATACAGATTATGGTTTCGAATTTGATTTTTACCATCATTCATCTCCCGTGTCATTTGCATCCTATCGGTTGGCTATATCTTTGAAGAGAAGCCACTTTATTGAATCAAAACCTTCTGGC
This window contains:
- the LOC113700350 gene encoding linamarin synthase 2-like, with the protein product MVSLETTRTTEKPHAVLLPFPAQGHVTPLMRLAKLLHAKGFHITLLNTEFNHKRLIRSKGPESVKGFDDFRFETIPDGMPPSDKDATQEVPQLCDSVRKNCLVPFKELLIKLNSSSEVPPVSCVISDGIMSFAIKAAEDLGIPEVQFWTASACSFIGYLHYRELIRRGIFPFKNDDYLTDGTLDKPVDWICGMSNIKFRDLPSFFRTTDPNDIMFDFLGEAAQSCLKAPAIIFNTFDELEREALEAVISKFDFPNIYTIGPLHILARHIVTESQVNSLNSSLWKPDSKVFEWLDQRAPNSVFYVNYGSITTMTDHHFKEFAWGLANSQQQFLWIVRPDVVQGGESAMLPEDFLEEIQDRGLLTSWCAQDKVLEHPAVGAFLTHCGWNSTLESISAGVPLICWPFFADQQTNCHYSCKKWGIGMEINHDVKRNEVAELVRKMIIGEEGGEMRFKAKEWKKKAEEATEVGGSSYINFDKFIIEALHYNGCAAQNVSPVA
- the LOC113700358 gene encoding putative late blight resistance protein homolog R1A-3, with the translated sequence MPPDFEDVMDKCRQIPRRLCRYPQKLLARIESTFKDHESSVVKYSLPLLRFQIEMYKGEFFLKRLLRLKSRNDERLMAHQKDQIKLFVQKFECIALILSDERIKDREDVLGAIGEFFHRLPYLPFFLNEQDEMTNPSFPELLDKETHLIKAKLMDLIPKFPKFNFPKTSRLKSLDFLGRKLRELLKYNSASTALAKLHTEEIQIHLQNVSQLDIEEHPKIEDLVDRFTELAYEAEYIIDSIEDDAQWQHFVWLDNVLDELRLLSEKAGGIHLTTPDMEVQDSKSVTQVSVDKLSTKNTSAIDEIVVDLSNREDEILNQLTRGPSKLDIVFVAGMPGLGKTTLARKVYSSRKVMRHFHLRAWCSVSQEYEKRRLLLEILTGIHGLTEEIRQMRDEDLQDKLRKLLLRNKYLVVMDDVWGIGAWNDLKNSFPDNANGSRILFTSRLHKVASEIKPDSPPLSLSLFSQEESWQLLEKKVFKEECCPNELVGVGKDIAYHCQGLPLAVVAAAGILKTTEKSQNSWKTIADNLSSQIIDNPEARCKEVLNLSYKHLPEYLKSCFLYLGVLNEDRDVLVSKLIRFWIAEGFIPETNKGSEEVAEAFLMDLIDRSLVIISKRRSNGKVRACRLHDLVLDFCKSQTEDENFFQLITRSDNPYASFPNTDYGFEFDFYHHSSPVSFASYRLAISLKRSHFIESKPSGLASRSLVFFASTDSEPKRPYDISFIWHNFKLLRVLDFECFNLGISFPVEIEILVQLRYLAVGGYLESIPQSIANLRKLKTLIVKGLSRKITLPNTIWRITSLRHLHVSVHVDFDSDAEELGDCSILENLISFSRPSLSCGEDAERIIKRIPNLCKLSCIFYESPDSSMNCNHFPRLNCLTHLESLKIFYYGSPLNNGEFILPLNLKKLTLSNFRLPWSHISTIGRLPNLEVLKLLSGAFVGKIWKVEEEFQNLKFLSLDNLNIAQWNASCDDFPKLERLVLQNCKDLEEIPAEFADIYTLEMIEVHWCSESAEKSAIKIREETADIKVLIRSSNLNS